A single candidate division SR1 bacterium Aalborg_AAW-1 DNA region contains:
- a CDS encoding AAA-like domain protein — MNLSQCQQQLNTILAKSSGGTTNISQLTNAAWGTSRTECISLFGGLQKVNTYVQTVDRNNLVLPSASTTTTSTVVTDTIVQETNTALTFVKNIGILFLLLFVGFLLYKTIRYFVIFLYDVRNADRIIYLRVLQTRGDSKVDREANKELAKDMKEKISRMSQVYNNLYKLGEASFYESILSFLVKKPKVTLTISYENSKIEFIVGVYPEFRAIVEGAISAQFSDSSIELCDKPKFFSKKYSDISVLEPEKDVVYTIKNYKYMPDDPLNNLVDSVAKVNGEDTFHILMILKPVDEKHNKRVKKFADALFKKQDAKLKPTPWRQYFLMPWKIFTFFIQGPSKQLLGKDKDEPVGAVRMIKAEEDAYQSMGEEAANHAFETGLVLLTSSDEKSRVTDNLQNVTSAYSVYSEQYLNEIKESNVKKDIFGRFFKPMRRFAVRFKLLHFFSTAHVFSVNALSSLFHLPDGMYNRSQAIRWMEYKALAAPGNAPVMNPADDTGYVMSGVVAETYLGGKMDAILRTLKDPAIGTRIQKDEVLVPIEQYKEADLADKEVVEKEEKKFIKTYTEKELYGYKVNRGGVLLGVNIYRNEYTPIYMKREDRMRHHYMIGKSGTGKSVLLQTMARQDIWNGDGCCVIDPHGDLVEDILEYIPKERSKDVIFFDAGNEDRPMGLNLYDIDNVDQADRTVNDATEIFLKMFGSEIFGPRIQEYFKYGSLTLLEDMEDKPTLLDVPRLFTDETYRDFKTKKVKNAVVKNFWEKTYAAMGDREKQEIIPYFTSKFVSFNTNRLIRNIIGQTETAIKFREAMDSQKIILVSLSKGKIGEINAQLLGMIIVSQIYNGAMGRANTAKEDRKDFFLYVDEFQNFVSGTFADILSEARKYRLGLIMAHQYIAQLESGDKSAGGKADVKAAVFGNAGTIQSFKIGAPDAEFLEKEYAPVLGAQDIIGIANYKTYCKLNIDNSTSRVFSLNAIYTQDYRNKKIGGILKEYSAKKYGRKRQFVDAEISARLGLTMDEEALVPDGSSSTVQENTTVQENTTT; from the coding sequence ATGAATTTGTCACAGTGCCAACAACAACTGAATACCATTTTAGCAAAGAGTAGTGGAGGTACTACAAATATCTCTCAACTTACGAATGCTGCATGGGGAACTTCGAGAACGGAATGTATCTCGCTTTTTGGTGGATTACAAAAAGTAAATACTTATGTACAAACTGTAGATCGTAATAATCTTGTGCTACCATCAGCATCAACTACAACCACTTCTACAGTTGTAACTGATACGATAGTTCAAGAAACTAATACCGCACTAACTTTTGTAAAAAATATTGGTATTCTGTTCTTGTTGTTATTTGTCTGATTTTTGTTATATAAAACTATTAGATATTTTGTAATTTTCTTATATGATGTACGAAATGCTGATCGTATAATTTATTTGAGAGTTCTTCAAACACGTGGAGATAGTAAAGTAGATCGTGAGGCGAATAAGGAACTTGCCAAGGATATGAAAGAAAAAATTTCTCGTATGTCGCAAGTGTATAATAATCTTTACAAATTAGGAGAGGCATCATTTTATGAATCTATTCTGTCTTTTCTAGTAAAGAAACCTAAAGTTACACTTACTATTTCTTATGAAAATAGTAAGATAGAGTTTATTGTATGAGTTTATCCAGAATTTAGAGCTATTGTAGAGTGAGCAATATCTGCACAATTTAGTGATTCAAGTATAGAATTATGTGACAAACCTAAATTTTTCTCTAAAAAATATAGTGATATTTCTGTGCTTGAACCAGAAAAGGATGTGGTCTATACGATAAAAAACTATAAATATATGCCTGATGATCCGTTAAATAATCTTGTTGATTCAGTAGCGAAGGTAAATGGTGAAGATACATTTCATATCTTAATGATATTGAAACCTGTTGATGAGAAACATAATAAAAGAGTGAAGAAATTTGCTGATGCATTATTTAAAAAACAAGATGCAAAACTTAAACCTACACCATGGCGACAATATTTTCTCATGCCATGGAAGATTTTTACTTTTTTTATTCAAGGCCCATCAAAACAATTGTTAGGTAAAGATAAAGATGAACCTGTAGGGGCTGTTCGTATGATTAAGGCTGAAGAAGATGCTTACCAGTCTATGGGAGAGGAAGCTGCTAATCACGCATTTGAAACAGGTTTAGTATTGCTTACTTCCTCTGATGAGAAGTCTCGTGTTACTGATAATCTTCAAAATGTGACGAGTGCATATTCTGTTTACTCTGAACAATATCTCAATGAAATCAAAGAATCCAACGTAAAAAAGGATATTTTCTGACGATTTTTTAAGCCTATGCGACGTTTTGCTGTCAGGTTTAAACTTTTACATTTTTTCTCTACAGCCCACGTATTTTCAGTAAATGCGTTGTCATCATTATTTCACTTACCTGATGGTATGTATAATAGATCACAGGCTATTCGTTGGATGGAATATAAAGCATTAGCTGCTCCTGGTAATGCTCCAGTTATGAACCCTGCGGATGATACGTGATATGTAATGAGTGGAGTAGTTGCTGAAACCTATTTATGATGAAAAATGGATGCTATTTTACGTACTTTAAAAGATCCCGCTATTGGTACGAGAATTCAAAAAGATGAGGTTCTTGTGCCTATAGAACAATATAAAGAAGCTGATCTTGCTGATAAAGAAGTGGTAGAAAAAGAAGAGAAAAAATTTATTAAAACCTATACAGAAAAAGAATTATATGGATATAAAGTAAATCGTTGATGAGTATTGTTATGAGTAAATATCTATAGAAATGAATATACTCCAATCTATATGAAGAGAGAAGATCGTATGAGACATCATTATATGATTGGAAAATCAGGTACTGGAAAATCTGTATTGTTACAGACTATGGCTCGTCAAGATATTTGGAACTGAGACTGATGTTGTGTGATAGATCCTCATGGTGATCTTGTAGAAGATATATTGGAATACATTCCAAAAGAAAGATCAAAGGATGTAATTTTCTTTGATGCGGGTAATGAAGATCGTCCTATGGGTCTTAATTTATATGATATTGACAATGTAGATCAAGCTGATCGTACTGTGAACGATGCTACAGAAATCTTCTTGAAAATGTTTGGGTCAGAAATTTTTGGTCCTCGTATTCAAGAATATTTTAAATATGGTAGTTTGACATTATTAGAGGATATGGAAGACAAACCTACATTACTTGATGTTCCTCGTTTGTTCACCGATGAGACATATAGAGACTTTAAAACTAAAAAAGTCAAAAATGCAGTGGTGAAAAACTTCTGGGAGAAAACATATGCTGCTATGGGAGATCGTGAAAAACAAGAGATTATACCTTATTTTACTTCAAAATTTGTATCATTTAATACGAATAGACTGATCAGAAATATTATCTGACAAACTGAAACTGCCATCAAATTTCGTGAAGCGATGGACAGTCAGAAAATTATCCTTGTTTCATTATCGAAAGGGAAAATTGGAGAAATTAATGCACAGCTGCTTGGTATGATTATAGTATCTCAAATCTATAATGGTGCTATGGGACGTGCAAATACAGCAAAAGAAGATCGTAAAGATTTTTTCTTATATGTGGATGAGTTTCAAAACTTTGTATCTGGTACGTTCGCGGACATCCTTTCAGAAGCACGTAAATATAGATTAGGTCTGATTATGGCTCACCAATATATTGCACAATTAGAATCTGGAGATAAATCAGCAGGAGGTAAAGCAGATGTAAAAGCTGCGGTGTTTGGTAATGCGGGTACGATACAATCGTTCAAAATTGGTGCTCCTGATGCAGAATTTTTGGAGAAAGAGTATGCACCAGTCTTGGGTGCTCAAGATATTATTGGTATTGCGAACTACAAAACATATTGTAAACTCAATATAGACAACTCAACTTCTCGTGTATTCTCTCTCAATGCTATCTATACACAGGACTATAGAAATAAAAAAATTGGTGGCATTCTAAAAGAGTATTCAGCTAAAAAATATGGTCGTAAAAGGCAATTTGTAGATGCTGAAATATCAGCAAGGTTATGATTGACTATGGATGAAGAAGCATTAGTGCCTGATTGATCTTCTTCAACAGTACAGGAGAATACAACAGTACAGGAGAATACAACAACATAA